The genomic stretch CGGGGTTGGCGTCCCTGGTGTAGAAATAGTCGGTATACACGCCATCGGCCGCACCCTTGGGCACGATGGTCACGTAGTCCCCGACGTTGTTCGGCCCCTGCCAGCCGACCTGAATCCGGCTGCCTGCGGCGGCGGTCTTCGGCGCGGTGACGCTGACCGCAGCGCGTTTCGGTGTGAACGGGGCGCTGCGGCCGATGACGCGGGTGCTGCCGTCCGGGTTGGCGAGGTGGTAGCGGGCCTCGTACTCGCTTTCGTCGTCGGGGACGGCCAGGGTCACGTCGCCGCTGGGCGTCTGGACATAGACGTAGTCGAGGTAGGCGCGGTCGGGATCGCTCTTGCGGGCGATGGTCACCCAGTTCTTCGCGCCGGCGGGAGCGCCGCGGTACGCGACCCGGACACTGCCCCCCGCGACGGGCGGGGTCGGCGTGACGCTCAGCTGGACGCCACTGACCGGCGTGACGTCGAAGGTGAAGGTATTGGCCGCGCCGATGCTGACGCTCAGGCCGCCGAAACTCTGCGTGTCGGTGGCGGTCTTTACGGTAGCGGTGTAGGCCCCCGGCAGGACGCTGGCCCCGTAGGTGCCGCCCGTGTTGTTCAGCGGCGTGCCCACACCGCCCGCGCTGCCGGTAAAGGTCACCGTGGGGCCGCTGGTGACGGGCTGCCCGCCACTCGTCAGGGTGACAGTCACGGGCACGGTCGTCTGGGCGGGCGCGGCCACGGTCTGCACGGCGCTGCCCAGCGCGCTGGCGAGTTCCGGCACGCTGCGGGCATTCACGAAGGTGCCCACGCCCGCGAAGGACTGCTGGGCACGGGCGTCAAGGTCAATCCCGACGATCCGCAGATCGACGTCGATGCCCCTGGTCTTGAACGCCGCCAGCGCCGCCTTCAGGTCGCCCCGGCACGATTCCTGGCCGTCGGTGACGAGCACGATCAGTTTCTTCCCCGTCCCGGTGGGAAAGTCGTTCGCCGCCTGGGTCAGCGAGTACGCGATGGGCGTGGCCCCCCTCGGGCGCGTGGTGTTCACAGTCTGGAGCAGCGCCTGCCGGTCGATGCCCTGCATGGGCAGCGTCAGGGCGCTATCCTCGCACGCGCCGGGCTCGGAGGCGATGGTGCGGGCACCGTACACGCGCAGGCCCACGTTCAGGTTCGGATCGGCGGGCAGCCGCCCGATCAGGTCGGTCAGCACCGCCTGGGCCCCCGCGATCCGGGTCTGGCCGTCCGGCAATCGCGTGAACATGCTGCCCGAGGCATCCAGAATGAGTTCGACGTGACTGGGCGTGGTCTGGGCGTGCGCCGCGCTGCCCAGCACGGCGGCCAGCGCGGCGGCGCGGCCCATCCGGCGGGCCACGGAGGCCACCATCGGCGTGTGCGTGTTCATGGTCTTCCCGTCCCCGGAGCTGCTGGCCGCCCCGACGCCCCAGGGAGGAACCGGGCACGCCCCCCGGCGGCCCCTGACCCTCTGCCCTCCATTGTGACGCACCGCCTTCCCCCACACGGGGGGCCGATCCGCCAGGGCGCTGTGACACGCATGTCAGAGGGCGTGGGCTACGCTACCCCCATCAGCGCACAACACAGCAACGGGCCGGGTGAAGTCCGTCGCGCGGGGGGCCGGAGTCCAGTCGATCCGGCCCTTCCTTGTGCGGCGCTGCACCGGTGGCATGCGCCGCCGCTATGCTGGGCGCATGACCGCAGCGCGGGGTGGACGGATGGATGGCCGGATCGTGCTCGTGACCGGCGCGACGAACGGGATCGGCCTGGAGACGGCGCGGGAACTCGTCCAGCGGGGAGCCCGCGTGACCATCGTGGGCCGCAACCCGGACAGAACCGCGCACGTCGCCAGTACCATCGGCGCGGCAGACACGGTGATCGCCGACCTCTCGGAGCTGAGCCAGGTGCGCCGCGCCGCGGCCGAGATCACGGCCCGCCACGGGCAGCTGGACGTGCTGGTCAACAATGCCGGGGCGCTGTTCAACGCGCGCCGCGAGACCCGCGAGGGCATCGAGATGACCTGGGCCCTGAACCACCTGTCACCCTTCCTGCTCACGCACGAGCTGCTGCCGCTGCTGCGGCGGGGCGCGGCGCCACGGGTGGTGACGGTGTCGTCCGGGGCGCACGCCATGGGCCGCATCCGCTTCGACGATCCCGAGTTCCGGCGCGGGTACCGCGGGTGGCCGGCGTATGCGCAGAGCAAGCTGGCGAACATCCTGTTCACGCGGGAGCTGGCGCGGCGGGAACCGTGGCTCCAGGCCAACACGCTGCATCCGGGTCTGGTCGCCTCGGGCTTCGGGTCGCATCAGGGCGGCACCTTCAGTCAGGTCTACCGCGTCGTCGACCGTTTCTCCCTGACACCGGTGCAGGGCGCCCAGACGACGATCCACCTGGCGGCTGATCCTGTCGCGGTCAGCGGGCGGTATTTCGTGACATCGCGCGAGGTCAGGCCGGCCCCGCACGCGCTCGACGACGGCGCGGCCCTGCGCCTGTGGGACATCAGCACAGCGAGGGTGGCAGCCGGAGCGACGGGCATGCCGGGCCGGACGTGGCCGGAGGTGCTGGCCGAGGTGCGCCGCGTGACCGGGGCATGAGCCCGGCGATCACGCCTCCTTGATACAGCCGGTCTTCAGGAAGTCCTGGATCATGGGTTCCAGGTCGTGCAGGGCCACGTCCGAGCGCATCGCGTACTCGGCCGGCGTGTTCTTGTCGCCCAGTGCCCTGAGGAAGGTCAGCCCGCCGCTGCCATGCTGCATGCGGAAGACCTGATGCACGTCGGTGATGGCATTCAGGGCGTCCCGACCCCGCAGGGTCAGGGCGTAGTGGTGGTGCGCCCACCCGGCCAGACTGCGCGGCAGGATCAGCGTCTGCGGGCGCAGCGGCGCGGGGAAGGCCCCCTCATAGGGCAGGGTGGCGGGCATGGTCGCCACGATCTCGCCACGCACATAGAAGATCGCGCCGGTCGGCCGGGCGTGCAGGCCGGTGAAGTCCTCGGTCAGGTTGAACTTCCACGCCCGTGACCCGATGCCGCTCAGGACGTGCGCGTAGTGCGCCGGCAGCGGGTGGGCGCTCAGGGACGCGCCCTGCTCGTAGAGGTTCAGCAGTTCGCCCAGCGCCTGCTCTCCCGTGGCGCTCGCGGCAGCGGCCGTGACCGTGCGGCCCTCGTAGAGCAGGACATAGGCGCTCTGGTCACCCAGGATGGCGTGCAGATAGCCGTACCACGAGTGCTCGTGCAGGTACTTCAGGAACGCGTGCAGGTCGCAGAAGTTCTGGTTCAGGCCGGTGTGGGTGGCCGGCGACTGCGGCAGGAACCGCGCCAGGAACGGGGCCGCGCCGTGGAACATGGGGCTCAGCTCCGGGATCAGTTCGGCCAGTTCCTCGTTCACGTCGAGCTGCTGCAGCTCGGCGGGCGTGCCAGTCACGCCGTTCTCTGCCTCAGGGGCGTCGTGCGGGAACACCACATCGCCATCGGCGGATGCGGCACGCAGGTCATCACTCATGCGCCCTCCAGCTGACCGGCGCGGTCGTGCAGCGCTGGCGTGGCGTCCGGCCCAGCCAGCACGCTCAGGCCGTGCCGGAACCGCTCCCCGTTGTGAACATAGCGCATGGCGTTGCCGGTGCTGGGTGCCGGCCGAACCACGCGGGCGGGCACACCCACCGCCAGCATGCCGTCCGGGACATGCGCTCCCTCGGGCAGCACCGCGCCGGCTCCCAGCACCGCACCGGCCCCCAGACTGCTGCCGCTCAGCATCACCGCGCCCATGCCGACCAGGCTGCCAGGGCCGCAGATCGCGCCGTGCACGATGGCGCGGTGCCCGACCGTCACGTGGTCGTGCAGCGTGCATGGCCAGCCCAGATCCGTGTGCAGCACGGCGCCGTCCTGGACATTGCTGCCGGCACCGACCGTGATGGCCTCCAGATCACCGCGCAGCACGGCACCGAACCACACGCTGGCCTGCGCCTCGACCCTCACCTGACCGATCACGTCGGCACTCGGAGCGATGAACGCGGTGGGGTGAATCTCGGGGACGTGCCCGTCCAGGGCGTAGCGCGGCATGCCTTCCTCCGGGGGCTGTGTCCGTATGGAGCCGGAACCCCGGCGGGCGGGAGGCGTCCAGTACGGTGCGCAGCGGGTGAACTTGCGGTTCAGATTATCACGCACCCTGCGGGCAGGACGGGCCCGGCCTGCACCGCCCGGCCAGGGGGGGCGCACCTGCGCTGCCTGTGCCGGCGAAGTGCGTGTCCGTGGGCCCTGGCCAGGACGCGCGAGATGTGGTGGAACACGCAGGACGCTCATGCGATACTGGGGGCGTCTCACGTCACGCGCCATCTTGTGGTTCCGGCCCAGAGGGCGGATAACCGGGCAGCGGACCTGCAGATGCAAGGAGAGTTATGGCTCAAGGTCGAGTGAAGTGGTTCAACGTCGAGAAGGGCTACGGGTTCATTGAGCACCCCGGCAACCCTGACGTCTTCGTGCATTACAGCGCCATCCAGAGCGGCGGCTTCCGCAAGCTCAACGAGGGCGACGAGGTCGAGTTCGAGGTGGAGGCCGGTCAGGGCAACAAGGGCCCCCAGGCCAAGAACGTGGTCGTGACCAACGCCGCGCCCGCCCCGATGGGCGGCAGCAGCATGGGTGGCGGCAACCGGGGCGGCGGCAGCCGCTGGTGAGCCGGACGTGACCGGGCAGGCACGCTGCACCGGGCACTGAATCATCGAGTCCAAACAGTCCATTGTCGGGCGGGAACGGCAGCGTTCCCGCCCCTGTCGTCGGTTCCCACCCGCGTGGGGGGGCCGTGGCACGTGCCCCCCCACGCCGCGCCGCCGCGCCATACGATGGCAGGCATGACCGATCTGCCGGTTCCCCGTCCCGCCGACGACCACACGGAGTCCACGTATGGTCGCCACGCGGCCCTGCTGCCCGTGCCGGAGCCGACCAGTGCGCCCGCTCCGGCCACGGTGACGGAATATCCGGTGTCGTTCACGGGACAGCCTGGCGAGTACTTCCGGATCTGGATCGTGAATCTCGCCCTGACCGTCGTGACGCTGGGCATCTATCTGCCGTGGGCACGGGTGCGGACCCAGCAGTACTTCTATGGCCACACGTGGGTGGATCGGCAGAACTTCGAGTACCGGGCCAACCCCCTGGCGCTGCTGCGCGGCTATGTGCTGGTCGGTGTGCTGTTCCTGGGCTATACGCTGGCATCCCAGTTCGAGTACTACTGGATCGCCGTTCCGCTGCTGCTGCTGTACGTGGTGCTGTACCCATGGATGGTGCGCCAGTCGCTGCGCTTCCGGGCGGCCAACACGCTGCACCGGGGCCTGCGCTTCGGCTTCCAGGGCACGACCCGGGACGCCTATGTGGCCTACGGCGCGGCGAACATCCTGGGGGCCATCGGCGGGATCTTCGCGCTGCCGTGGGCGTGGTTCATGCAGCGCCGCTACCAGCTCGACCACCTGGAGTACGGCACGGCCCGTGGGCACTTCCGGGGGGACGTGGCGCCCTTCTACATCATCGCCGTGACCGCCGTGGGCGTGGGGATCGGGCTGGGCATCGTGGTGGCCCTTCCCGTCATGGCTGTCGTGGTGGGCCGGTCTGCGCTGGATGCCGGTTCCATAGACGACCTGGGCAGCGCGGCCGTCATCACCGGGGTGATCGTGGCCTATGTGGCGTTCATCCTGCTGTACACGGTGCTGTGGCAGTACGTGCGGGCAGCGATCATGGGGTATGTCCTCAACCACGCCGAGCTGGGCGGCGTGGTGCGCACCCGCGCCACCTTCCGGCCGTGGCGGCTGGTGTGGATCGGCGTGACGAACGCCCTGGCGGTCGCCTTCACGCTGGGACTGGCCACGCCCTGGGCCGCCATCCGCCGCACGCGGTACATCCTGGAGGGCATCCACGTGCGGGCCATCGCGCCGCTGGACGACTTCGCGGCCGGGGTCTCAGGGCCGCAGTCCGCGCTGGGCGAGGCGGCCACCGAACTGCTGGACATCCAGGTGGGCTTCTGATGGCCGAACGGAGCACCTCCGGCGTGTACTTCGACGGCCGCAGCAGCCGCGACCACCCGGCCACGCTGATGCTGGACGCTGACAGCGTGACCCTCAGCGTGCCAGAGCTGGGCATCACGCAGGTGTGGGGGGCGGCCGAGGTCAGCGTCGATCCGGCGATTCCCGGGGTGCGGCGTGCCCTGATCGTTCCCGGCGGTGGGCGCTACGAGACGCCGGACGACGCTGCGATCAGCGCGTGGGAGCGTCAGGTGGGCCGCAACCGTGCGCTGGGGGGTGTGCGCTGGCTGGAAGGGCGCTGGGGCGCGGCGCTGGCCTCGCTGGTCGTCGCCGTGGCGGCGGTGGCGGCCTTCGTGGCCTTCGGCATCCCGGCCCTGAGCCGGCAGGCGGCGGCCGTCACCCCGCGCAGCGTCCTGACCACCTTCGACCGCGAGACCCTGAAGGTGCTCAGTTCGGGTGACTATGTCGGCCCCTCCAGACTCGGCGCGGCGCGGCAGGCGCAGCTCCAGCGGGCCTTCCGGGACGTGGCCGCGTGGGCCGGCGGCGGCTACGCCTACACGCTGCTCCTGCGCGACGGCGAACCGGACGGCGCGGGCAGTGGCCTGGGGCCGAACGCCTTCGCGCTGCCGGGCGGCACGGTCGTCATGACCGATCAGCTGGTCGCGCTGGCAAGAAGCGACCGCGAACTGATCGGCGTCCTGGCACACGAGACCGGGCACGTCACGAACCGGCACGGGCTGGCCGGGGTCTACCAGGCGCTGGGGCTGGCCGCGCTCACCACGGTCGTCACGGGAGATCTGGTGTCGGCCAGCACCTTTGCCGCCGCCGTGCCCGCCGCCCTGCTGCGCGGCGGCTACTCCCGCGCCGCCGAGACCCAGGCCGACGAGGACTCGGGCCGCTTCATGATGGAGCGCTACCGCACCACCCGCCCCCTCCAGGACATCCTGGCGCGGCTGGAGCGCGAGGTCGGCGGCGGCGAGGACGGAGACGGCGAGCCCAGCGTGTTCGACCTGCTGCGGTCGCATCCGGGCACCGCGCAGCGGATCGAGCACCTGAAAGCCATCGAACGGGACGCGCAGCCGTAACAGCGGCGCTACCCTGCGTGACGTGACACCGAACCGCTCTGATTCCAGTCCAGATCGGACACCCCACCGATCTGGCCTTCCATCGCCGCGATCCGGTGTTGTCTCTGACCCGCTCCGCTCTGCGGTGCAGCTGTACCAGTCGGCTTCGTCCAAGGCTCAGCGGAGGCGTGAATGAAGTTCACCGTGATCGCCACCAGCCTCGATCCCGAGAGCCGCAGCGCGTGGATGTGCGCCCTGGCCGCCCGGCAGCTCACGGCGCAGGGGCACGAGGTCACATTCCTCGATCTGCGCCGCGACCCGCTGCCGCCCTTCGACAACGTGCAGGGGCCGGGCGGCTGTTACGAGCACCCGAACGCGGGGCTGTACCACCGAGCGGTTCAGGAGGCCGACGGCGTGCTGCTGGGCGTGCCCGTGTACAACTGGGGCCTGGGCTCGGGGGCACGGGCACTGGTCGAACTGACCGGCAGCAGCGACGAGTTGCGCGGCCTGCACGGGGCGTGGTTCGACCAGCCCGTGACCTTTCTGGTGTCCGGCGGCCTGGATCACGGCTACCTCAGCCACGGGGCCTTCGCCTTCGGGCTGATGGTAGATTTCCGCTGCGTGGTGAACCCGCATTTCGTGTACGCGACCTCGGCGCACTGGGACGCGCCGGAGGTGCCGGGCGAGTGGCTGGCCGGGCGACTGGAACGCACCGTGAACCGCGCCACCGACCTCTCGGCCCGCCTGAAGGGCCGCGATTACCGGAGCGTATGGGAGATCTGATCGTGGCCCCGCTCTCGCCGGTCGGGCGCACGGAGTTCACGGCACCGAGTCCATCAGGGTCGGTATGACCGTCACCCCTCCCCCACCGCCCACCGAATTCCCCCGTGTGGTCGTGGAACACCCGGACTTCTACGTGGTGCACAAACCCGCTCTGTGGCTCACGCACCCCGTCCACGCGCGGGTCGAGGTGCCGGACGTGATCACGTACATGCAGCGCGAGACCGGCGAGGACGCGCTGTCGCCGCCGCACCGCCTCGACCGCGAGACCAGCGGTGCCCAGGTGCTGAGCCGCGACACGGACGCCGCCCGCAGGTTCTACACGCTGTTCAAACAGCATCTGGTGGGCAAGACCTACGTGGCGATCGTCCACGGCACGCCGGAGTGGGAGCGCCGCACGGTCGATGCCCCACTGGGCGACCTTGGGCTGGGCGGCGCGAACCGTGTTCTGATCCGGCAGGCGGTGGTGCCTGACGGTCGGCCCGCGGTCACCGACTTCCGCGTGCTGGAACGCCGCGCCGGGCACGCCCTGGTCGAGGCCTACCCACGCACCGGGCGGCTGCACCAGATCCGCGCCCACCTGTTCCACCTCGGCCTGCCCATGGTCGGGGACAAGCTGTACGGCCGCGACCCGGACGTCTTTCTGGAGTTCATGGTGACCGGCCAGACGCCTGACCTGACCGCGCGGCTGGGGCTGGCGCGGCAGGCCCTGCACGCCGCCCGTCTGGCGTTTCCATGGGACGGTGCCCAGGTCGTGGCCGAAGTGCCCCTGAGCGCGGATCTGCGGGCCTACTGGGACGGACTGGAGCGGCTTGATCCGGTCGGCGTCACGGCACCGGAGGCCACCACCCCCGCGGACGGCTCCATGACCTCTGCCCCGTATACTCGTCGCACATGACGTCCTCACCTGCACTGGAGCGGGCTCCCGTGAGCCCCTGGGCGCTCTCGGCGTTCTGGTTCGGCACGGCCTTCCACTGGCTGGTGATCCTGCTGTCGCTGGTGCCGGCCAACGTCCTGCTCTTCGTGGGCGAGGAGCGGAAGGGCACCTACGTGGGCCTGCTCACCCTGATCGGCGCGGCCATGGCGCTGATCATCCCGCCGATCGTGGGGGCACACAGCGACCGCACGGGCCGGCGGCTGCCGTACCTGCGCCTGGGCCTGGGCGTGAACCTCGTGGGGCTGGCGGTCATGGCGGTGGCGGTGGCGACCCTGTCGGGCATGAGCGGGTTCTGGGTGTACGTGCTGGGCTTCCTGCTGGTGCAGTTCGGGAACAACTACGCGACCGCGCCGTACTCCGCGCTGATCCCGCAGCTCGTCCCGGCGGCGCAGCGCGGGCGCTATTCCGGCGCGATGGGCATGCTCCAGGCGGCCGGGCAGCTGCTGGGCGCGGTCGGAGCACTCGTCGTGAGCCTGCTGAAGCTCCCGGACGCGGCGCTGTTCGCGCTGGTCGGCGTGATGCTCGTCATTCCGGCCGTGGTGACCATGCGCGGGGTGGGAGCGGCCGACCGCGCCGACCCGGCCCCGGCCAGCACGGCCACCTCTACCCCGGCCCAGTCGTGGCAGGCGCTGTTCGCGTACCGGCCCTTCCTGTGGGTGTTCGTCACACGGGCTCTGTTTGCGCTGGGCCAGTACTCGGTGCAGCCCTTCTTGCAGTTCTACAACCGCGATGTCCTGAAGCAGAACGATCCGGTCACGTCGAACCTGTACATGCTTGCGGCGATCATCGTGGCGAGTATCGCCTCGGCGCTGGTCGGCGGGCGGATCAGCGACCGGGTCGGCCGCAAGCCGGTGATCTACGTGGCCGG from Deinococcus sp. AB2017081 encodes the following:
- a CDS encoding SDR family oxidoreductase, which translates into the protein MTAARGGRMDGRIVLVTGATNGIGLETARELVQRGARVTIVGRNPDRTAHVASTIGAADTVIADLSELSQVRRAAAEITARHGQLDVLVNNAGALFNARRETREGIEMTWALNHLSPFLLTHELLPLLRRGAAPRVVTVSSGAHAMGRIRFDDPEFRRGYRGWPAYAQSKLANILFTRELARREPWLQANTLHPGLVASGFGSHQGGTFSQVYRVVDRFSLTPVQGAQTTIHLAADPVAVSGRYFVTSREVRPAPHALDDGAALRLWDISTARVAAGATGMPGRTWPEVLAEVRRVTGA
- a CDS encoding YjgN family protein, which encodes MTDLPVPRPADDHTESTYGRHAALLPVPEPTSAPAPATVTEYPVSFTGQPGEYFRIWIVNLALTVVTLGIYLPWARVRTQQYFYGHTWVDRQNFEYRANPLALLRGYVLVGVLFLGYTLASQFEYYWIAVPLLLLYVVLYPWMVRQSLRFRAANTLHRGLRFGFQGTTRDAYVAYGAANILGAIGGIFALPWAWFMQRRYQLDHLEYGTARGHFRGDVAPFYIIAVTAVGVGIGLGIVVALPVMAVVVGRSALDAGSIDDLGSAAVITGVIVAYVAFILLYTVLWQYVRAAIMGYVLNHAELGGVVRTRATFRPWRLVWIGVTNALAVAFTLGLATPWAAIRRTRYILEGIHVRAIAPLDDFAAGVSGPQSALGEAATELLDIQVGF
- a CDS encoding vWA domain-containing protein; protein product: MNTHTPMVASVARRMGRAAALAAVLGSAAHAQTTPSHVELILDASGSMFTRLPDGQTRIAGAQAVLTDLIGRLPADPNLNVGLRVYGARTIASEPGACEDSALTLPMQGIDRQALLQTVNTTRPRGATPIAYSLTQAANDFPTGTGKKLIVLVTDGQESCRGDLKAALAAFKTRGIDVDLRIVGIDLDARAQQSFAGVGTFVNARSVPELASALGSAVQTVAAPAQTTVPVTVTLTSGGQPVTSGPTVTFTGSAGGVGTPLNNTGGTYGASVLPGAYTATVKTATDTQSFGGLSVSIGAANTFTFDVTPVSGVQLSVTPTPPVAGGSVRVAYRGAPAGAKNWVTIARKSDPDRAYLDYVYVQTPSGDVTLAVPDDESEYEARYHLANPDGSTRVIGRSAPFTPKRAAVSVTAPKTAAAGSRIQVGWQGPNNVGDYVTIVPKGAADGVYTDYFYTRDANPGTLTAPVQAGDYEVRYNNERSGRVLATAPLALSANTYAVQGPDTAVAGSEITVSWTGPGNPRDYVTIVKQGAPVGSYLTYFYTRDGNPGRLKTPVAPGQYELRYSTEATSPNPTLASRPITLTGATYSLQAPREGRAGESIQIRWTGPGHPDEYVTIVPKGAPVGTYTVYFYTRGGNPGTLKLPATPGEYEIRYSTEAASPNPTLFSVPITVK
- a CDS encoding gamma carbonic anhydrase family protein, which gives rise to MPRYALDGHVPEIHPTAFIAPSADVIGQVRVEAQASVWFGAVLRGDLEAITVGAGSNVQDGAVLHTDLGWPCTLHDHVTVGHRAIVHGAICGPGSLVGMGAVMLSGSSLGAGAVLGAGAVLPEGAHVPDGMLAVGVPARVVRPAPSTGNAMRYVHNGERFRHGLSVLAGPDATPALHDRAGQLEGA
- a CDS encoding M48 family metallopeptidase, which translates into the protein MAERSTSGVYFDGRSSRDHPATLMLDADSVTLSVPELGITQVWGAAEVSVDPAIPGVRRALIVPGGGRYETPDDAAISAWERQVGRNRALGGVRWLEGRWGAALASLVVAVAAVAAFVAFGIPALSRQAAAVTPRSVLTTFDRETLKVLSSGDYVGPSRLGAARQAQLQRAFRDVAAWAGGGYAYTLLLRDGEPDGAGSGLGPNAFALPGGTVVMTDQLVALARSDRELIGVLAHETGHVTNRHGLAGVYQALGLAALTTVVTGDLVSASTFAAAVPAALLRGGYSRAAETQADEDSGRFMMERYRTTRPLQDILARLEREVGGGEDGDGEPSVFDLLRSHPGTAQRIEHLKAIERDAQP
- a CDS encoding MFS transporter, translated to MTSSPALERAPVSPWALSAFWFGTAFHWLVILLSLVPANVLLFVGEERKGTYVGLLTLIGAAMALIIPPIVGAHSDRTGRRLPYLRLGLGVNLVGLAVMAVAVATLSGMSGFWVYVLGFLLVQFGNNYATAPYSALIPQLVPAAQRGRYSGAMGMLQAAGQLLGAVGALVVSLLKLPDAALFALVGVMLVIPAVVTMRGVGAADRADPAPASTATSTPAQSWQALFAYRPFLWVFVTRALFALGQYSVQPFLQFYNRDVLKQNDPVTSNLYMLAAIIVASIASALVGGRISDRVGRKPVIYVAGTTMAVTALLFLAAPGFGVALGLAVVFGLGYGAFTSVDWALGSDAMPSSASYARDMGIWHVAFVAPQFIGGPQGALLDWGNAQSPNLGYTLVFGIAAVFFALGVILVRNVPERVTGRTAQPA
- a CDS encoding NADPH-dependent FMN reductase — translated: MKFTVIATSLDPESRSAWMCALAARQLTAQGHEVTFLDLRRDPLPPFDNVQGPGGCYEHPNAGLYHRAVQEADGVLLGVPVYNWGLGSGARALVELTGSSDELRGLHGAWFDQPVTFLVSGGLDHGYLSHGAFAFGLMVDFRCVVNPHFVYATSAHWDAPEVPGEWLAGRLERTVNRATDLSARLKGRDYRSVWEI
- a CDS encoding RluA family pseudouridine synthase, whose amino-acid sequence is MTVTPPPPPTEFPRVVVEHPDFYVVHKPALWLTHPVHARVEVPDVITYMQRETGEDALSPPHRLDRETSGAQVLSRDTDAARRFYTLFKQHLVGKTYVAIVHGTPEWERRTVDAPLGDLGLGGANRVLIRQAVVPDGRPAVTDFRVLERRAGHALVEAYPRTGRLHQIRAHLFHLGLPMVGDKLYGRDPDVFLEFMVTGQTPDLTARLGLARQALHAARLAFPWDGAQVVAEVPLSADLRAYWDGLERLDPVGVTAPEATTPADGSMTSAPYTRRT
- a CDS encoding cold-shock protein, translating into MAQGRVKWFNVEKGYGFIEHPGNPDVFVHYSAIQSGGFRKLNEGDEVEFEVEAGQGNKGPQAKNVVVTNAAPAPMGGSSMGGGNRGGGSRW